In Hyalangium gracile, the genomic stretch GTGGACCGTGGAGTGGGCCGTCAACGGCAACTACAACTATCTGGCGGGCCACCCCGGCAGCTTCTCGTGTGTCTTCGGACGCTCCCTGCCTCCAGCGCCGGGAACGGCTCGAACCTACGAGCTGCTCCTGCACGGACTCTCGGAGCCGGGCGCCCAGGGCTGGCTGGAGCGCCTCGCCAACGTAGGCCTCTCCGTGCGGGAGCGACAGCTCCTGCGGAGCCGCTGAGGGCTTCGCTCCTTCCGCTGGGCCTTGGCTGTGTCAGGCTTGGGGACCTCACCCACTCCAGCTCGCCCAGGGCCTCCAGCAGGCCGCTGCGCTTCAGGTGCTCCCACGCCACGGCGATGGGCACTCGAGTGAATCTCGCGTGTCCTTCAGTCGCTCCTCATCGGTCTTCTTCCCCTAGAAGCCGAGGGCGAGGGCAGGCAGGAGCAGCGCGACGAGCAGAGCAGTGGGCTTGGAAAAATGCATCTCCCGCCATCCAACCACACCCCTCTCGCGGGAGCGATCGTCGGCCTCCCAAGTACCCCACCTGGGCAGCCTGTCCCCCCGCGTCCTTCCTGACAGGGTGGATTTTCGGTCCCGGCACCATTGACTCCATGCGTCGTCCCCACGGACGATTCAGTCCTGAACGCTCCAACCCTCCAGAGAGCGTTCATCCATCCAATCCGTGACGAGGTAGACACCGAATGATGAAACGGGTGTTGATTTCGGGGTGCGCGCTCGCGCTCCTCGCGACCGAGGCCCCTGCTCAGGAAGCGACGACGACGGATCAGGCGCCCCAGACGCCTGCCGCCACCACGCCCGCTCCTGAGTCTCCTGCCGCCGCGGCCCCCGCCGAGGCCGCGCCCACTCCGCCCGCTTCCACCGAGGCTGCCGCGGCCGCCACCCCAACGCCTCCGCCTCCGGCGACCGGCAAGGCCGGCCCCGGCATGCGCATGCTCCGCGGCCGGACCTTCGACAAGCAGTCCGGTGAGCCCGTGCCGCTGGTGCGCGTCATCATCAAGGGCACCACGAAGGGCGTGGAGACGGACGTGAAGGGCTACTTCACCCTGGAGATTCCCCAGGACACGGTGGTCCTCGACATCTCCAGCCAGGACTACAAGCAGCGCGACGTGCTGGTGCCGTCCACCCAGCAGAGCGTGAACATCCCCCTGGAGCCCAGCTTCACCGAGGAGCTGGTCGTCGTCGGTCGCGCCAGCGAGGTGGCCCGCAAGAACCTGGCCAACTCCGTGGCCACCGTGAAGGCCGAGGAGGTCAACCGCGCTCCGGCCGCCACCGTGGACCAGGCGCTGCAGGGCAAGGTGGCCGGCGCCAACATCCAGTCCAACTCGGGCGCGCCGGGCGGCGGCCTGCAGATGCGGCTGCGCGGCGTGTCCACCATCTACGGCCAGTCGGCGCCGCTCTACGTGATTGACGGCGTGCTCGTCAGCGACGTGGCGGTGGCCTCCGGCGTCTTCGCGGTGACCAAGTCCACCGGCGGCTCCAACCCGGACCCCACCCAGGACAACCAGGTCAACCGCATCGCGGACATCAACCCCAACGACATCGAGAGCATCGAGATCCTCAAGGGCGCCTCCGCCGCCGCCATCTACGGCTCCAAGGCCAGCAACGGCGTCATCATCATCAACACCAAGCGGGGCCGCGCCGGGGACGAGCCCAAGGTGGACATCTCCCAGCGCTTCGGCGTCTACACGCTGTCCAGGACGCTGGGCACGCGGCAGTACGGCTCGGTGGACGAAGTCATCGAGCGCTTCGGCGCGGACGCCGCCCAGTACTACACCCCCGGAGTCACGTACGACCACGAGGGGCAGCTGGCGGGCCGGCGGGAGCTCTCCACGGAGACGGTGGCCAGCGTGAGCGGCGCCTCCGGCAACACGCGCTACTTCGGCTCGGCTCAAATCAAGAACGACGAGGGCATCATCGCCAACACCGGCTACGAGAAGCAGTCCTTCCGCCTCAACGTGGGGCAGAAGCTCGGAGAGCTGGTGGACGTCAACGCCTCGGCCAACGTCGTCCACTCGCTGGGCCAGCGCGGCATCACCAACAACGACAACACGCTCATCACCTATTACATGGCGCTGACGCCCACGCCCAGCTTCGTGGACCTGCGCGCGGACGAGTCGGGCCTCTTCCCGGCCAACCCCTTCATCAAGAACGGCTCCAACCCGCTGCAGACCGCCGCCCTGGCGAAGAATGACGAGGACGTGTGGCGCGTCATCGCCGCCGGCGACGTCACCATCAACGCCTACAAGGACGCCGACAGCGAGCTGCGCATCCTGGGCAACGTCGGCCTGGACCGGTTCCAGCAGGAGAACACCCTGCTGTTCCCGCCCGAGCTGCACTTCGAGTCGGCCGACGGCGCGCTGGGCACCTCGCTGTACGGCACCACCCAGTCGCGCAACATCAACGGCGGGGTGAACGCGGTGTACAACTACAAGCCCGCGGGCGCGGGCCTGAGCTCCAACACCTCCGTGGGCCTGCAGCTCGAGGAGCGCTCGCTGGACTCGGTGTACGTGGTGAGCCAGAACCTGGTGGCCGGTCAGCCCAACGTGGACGCGGGCACCGACGTCAACCTGCGCCAGCGCCTGGAGCTGGTGCGTGACCGCGGCTACTACGTGCAGGAGGAGATGATCCTCCTGGACGAGCGGCTCACGCTCATCGGCGCGCTGCGCGGCGAGCAGAGCAGCAACAACGGCAACCCCAACGCGCTGTTCTTCTACCCGAAGCTGGCCACCGCCTACCGCATCCCCTCCTTCCACCCGACGGTGGACGAGTTCAAGGTGCGCGCGGCGTACGGCGAGACGGGCAACCAGCCGCTCTACAGCCAGAAGTTCACCGAGCTGCAGGCCAAGAGCAACATCGAGGGCAACGCGGGCCTCATCACCACCGGCATCGCGGGCGACCCCAACATCAAGCCCGAGCGGCAGCGCGAGGTGGAGCTGGGCCTGGACGCCATCTTCCTGGGCGGCAACCTGGTGACGGAGCTCACCGTCTACCAGCGCAACATCAGCGATCTGCTCCTCAAGCCGGTGCCGGCGCCCTCCACGGGCTACGTCACGCAGTACGTCAACGGCGGCGCGCTGCGCAACCGCGGCGTGGAGCTGATGGTGCAGGTGCGGCCCATCACCACCACGGCCTTCGAGTGGACCTCCAACACCACCTTCGCCCTCAACCGCAGCAAGGTGACGAGCCTGCCGGGGCCCTCGTTCCTGGCCGGCGGCTTCGGCACCAGCCTGGGCGCCTTCCGCATCCAGGAGGGCCAGTCCGCCACGCAGATCGTCGGCAACGTGAAGGACGCGGATGGCAACGTGGTGGAGCGCAAGGTGGGCGACACGGAGCCGGACTTCCGCATGGGGTTCGCCAACACGCTGCGCTACAACAGCTTCAGCCTCTCGTTCCTGGTGGACTGGCAGCAGGGCAGCGACGTCGTCAACCTGACGCGCCTGCTGTTCGACGACACCAAGAACTCGCCGGACTACAGCTCGGGCGGCAAGGAGCGGTACGAGGCGTGGGACAGCGGCAAGAACATCCTGCCCTACATCGAGGACGCCACCTTCGTGAAGCTGCGCGAGGTGACGTTCAGCTACCAGCTGCCGGAGGCGTGGGTCACCCGCATCCCCAAGGTGAAGTCGGCGCGGCTGAGCATCAGCGGCCGCAACCTGCTCACCTTCACCAGCTACTCGGGCCTGGATCCGGAGGTCAGCAACTTCGGCAACCAGCCCATCGCCCGCAACATCGACGTGGCCCCCTTCCCGCCCAGCCGCAGCTTCTGGACGTCCATCGATGTGGGGTTCTAACGCCATGAGGACTCGAACCATGAAGCAGCAGGTGCTCCTGGCGCTGTGCGCCACCTCCCTGGGGCTCGGGGCGTGTGGCCTCGACGTGCCCAACCTCAACAACCCCAGCCTGGAGTCGTTCCAGGAGCGGCCCACGCCGGCCGCCATCTACTCGGCCTCCACGGGCCTGCTGATCGGCAACCGGGCGGGCGTCAGCGCCCAGGCCGGCTACGTGGCCCAGCTGGGCATCCTCGGCCGCGAGTCGTTCACCCTGGACGCAGCCGACCCGCGCTACGTCACCGAGATGGTCCGCGGGAATCTGGACCCCGGTAGCCCCGCCTTCGGTGGCAGCAACTGGGCCAACCCGTACGCCAACATCCGCAACGCCAACACGCTGCTGGCCGCGCTGGACAAGGTGAACGGCGTGTCGGATGCCCAGAAGGAGGCCATCCAGGGCTTCGCGAAGACGATCCAGGCGCTGGACTTCCTGGTCGTCATCAACACCCGGGACACCAACGGCGCTCCCATCAACGTGGGCGGGCTCATCACCGAGCCGCTGGGGGAGATCGAGAGCAAGGAGGCGGTGTTCGCCCACATCGTCACGCTGCTCGAGGAGGCGAAGGGCCACCTGAATGCGGGCGGGGACGCGTTCCCGTTCCCGCTGAGCAGCGGCTACACGGGCTTCAACAAGCCGAAGGACTTCCTGAAGTTCAACCGCGCGCTCGCGGCCCGCGTGTATGTGTACCGGGGCGACTTCAACGCCGCGCTGACGGCGCTGGGGGAGTCCTTCCTCGACACCACCAAGCCGCTGACGCTGGGCGTGTACCACACCTTCAGCACGGGCCCGGGCGACGTGCCCAACGCCCTCAAGAACGACAACATCTACGCCAACCCGACGCTCCGGACCGACGCGGACCTCAAGGCGAACGGCGCCATCGATGATCGCGTCACCCGGAAGACGGCGTCGGCGGACGAGACCAAGTACGACGACAACCTGAAGTCGGACCTGGTCTTCACGCTGTACGACAGCCAGTCGACGCCGGTGCCCATCATCCGCAACGAGGAGCTCATCCTCCTGCGGGCCGAGGCGAACATCGGCCTGAGGAACTACGGCCCGGCCACGGAGGACATCAACTTCATCCGCACCACCTCGGGCGGCCTGGAGCCGCGCACGGACCTGGGTGAGGCCAACATCCTGGACGAGCTGCTCAAGCAGAAGCGGTACTCACTGCTGTTCGAGGGTGGACACCGCTGGATCGACATGCGGCGCTACGGGAAGCTGGATCAGCTGGACAAGGCGGGGGGCATCATCCACGACAAGTTCCCCCTCC encodes the following:
- a CDS encoding SusC/RagA family TonB-linked outer membrane protein, with product MMKRVLISGCALALLATEAPAQEATTTDQAPQTPAATTPAPESPAAAAPAEAAPTPPASTEAAAAATPTPPPPATGKAGPGMRMLRGRTFDKQSGEPVPLVRVIIKGTTKGVETDVKGYFTLEIPQDTVVLDISSQDYKQRDVLVPSTQQSVNIPLEPSFTEELVVVGRASEVARKNLANSVATVKAEEVNRAPAATVDQALQGKVAGANIQSNSGAPGGGLQMRLRGVSTIYGQSAPLYVIDGVLVSDVAVASGVFAVTKSTGGSNPDPTQDNQVNRIADINPNDIESIEILKGASAAAIYGSKASNGVIIINTKRGRAGDEPKVDISQRFGVYTLSRTLGTRQYGSVDEVIERFGADAAQYYTPGVTYDHEGQLAGRRELSTETVASVSGASGNTRYFGSAQIKNDEGIIANTGYEKQSFRLNVGQKLGELVDVNASANVVHSLGQRGITNNDNTLITYYMALTPTPSFVDLRADESGLFPANPFIKNGSNPLQTAALAKNDEDVWRVIAAGDVTINAYKDADSELRILGNVGLDRFQQENTLLFPPELHFESADGALGTSLYGTTQSRNINGGVNAVYNYKPAGAGLSSNTSVGLQLEERSLDSVYVVSQNLVAGQPNVDAGTDVNLRQRLELVRDRGYYVQEEMILLDERLTLIGALRGEQSSNNGNPNALFFYPKLATAYRIPSFHPTVDEFKVRAAYGETGNQPLYSQKFTELQAKSNIEGNAGLITTGIAGDPNIKPERQREVELGLDAIFLGGNLVTELTVYQRNISDLLLKPVPAPSTGYVTQYVNGGALRNRGVELMVQVRPITTTAFEWTSNTTFALNRSKVTSLPGPSFLAGGFGTSLGAFRIQEGQSATQIVGNVKDADGNVVERKVGDTEPDFRMGFANTLRYNSFSLSFLVDWQQGSDVVNLTRLLFDDTKNSPDYSSGGKERYEAWDSGKNILPYIEDATFVKLREVTFSYQLPEAWVTRIPKVKSARLSISGRNLLTFTSYSGLDPEVSNFGNQPIARNIDVAPFPPSRSFWTSIDVGF
- a CDS encoding RagB/SusD family nutrient uptake outer membrane protein, which translates into the protein MRTRTMKQQVLLALCATSLGLGACGLDVPNLNNPSLESFQERPTPAAIYSASTGLLIGNRAGVSAQAGYVAQLGILGRESFTLDAADPRYVTEMVRGNLDPGSPAFGGSNWANPYANIRNANTLLAALDKVNGVSDAQKEAIQGFAKTIQALDFLVVINTRDTNGAPINVGGLITEPLGEIESKEAVFAHIVTLLEEAKGHLNAGGDAFPFPLSSGYTGFNKPKDFLKFNRALAARVYVYRGDFNAALTALGESFLDTTKPLTLGVYHTFSTGPGDVPNALKNDNIYANPTLRTDADLKANGAIDDRVTRKTASADETKYDDNLKSDLVFTLYDSQSTPVPIIRNEELILLRAEANIGLRNYGPATEDINFIRTTSGGLEPRTDLGEANILDELLKQKRYSLLFEGGHRWIDMRRYGKLDQLDKAGGIIHDKFPLPKSETDARQ